In one Rhopalosiphum padi isolate XX-2018 chromosome 3, ASM2088224v1, whole genome shotgun sequence genomic region, the following are encoded:
- the LOC132927996 gene encoding tRNA-uridine aminocarboxypropyltransferase 1: MNPFEGLEISNDWQALFNINERQPCRKCSKSRKYFCYTCYTLNADVENKIPMLELPFKIDIIKHSREIAGKSTAIHAALLAPNDVTIYIYPDMPRYTEDDKVILIYPGKSAVTLQDYYSSKKKQEDSKEYNKNKTSSKFITHALFIDSTWNQSNGILKDPIISGLPCIKLQIRLSQFWRHQKGSPRWFLATIEAIHQLLVEFTETDVETNEPPKNYDNMLFFFRFMYEKIHQLYEHDKLKSYRRPMNV; this comes from the exons ATGAACCCGTTCGAAGGCCTAGAGATCTCCAACGACTGGCAAGCGTTGTTCAACATAAACGAACGGCAACCGTGCCGCAAGTGTTCGAAGTCTAGGAAGTATTTTTGCTACACATGTTACACTTTAAATGCTGATGTAGAAAATAAAATCCCGATGCTTGAG ttaccgTTTAAAATTGACATCATAAAGCACAGCCGAGAGATAGCGGGCAAAAGCACTGCGATACATGCTGCTCTTTTAGCACCGAACGATGtcactatttatatttaccCTGACATGCCCAGGTACACCGAAGACGACAAA gTAATCCTTATTTATCCAGGAAAATCTGCAGTAACCTTACAAGACTACTAttcttcaaaaaaaaa ACAAGAAGATAGTAAagaatataacaaaaacaagACTTCTAGCAAATTCATTACACATGCATTGTTTATCGATAGTACGTGGAATCAAAGTAATGGAATTCTGAAGGATCCAATAATATCAG gaCTTCCGTGTATAAAGCTGCAAATAAGATTATCTCAATTTTGGAGGCATCAAAAAGGCAGCCCCCGGTGGTTTTTAGCTACTATTGAAGCTATCCATCAACTGCTTGTTGAATTCACAGAAACAGATGTCGAAACAAATGAGCCGcccaaaaattatgataatatgttatttttttttagatttatgtatgaaaaaatacaCCAGTTATATGAACATGATAAGCTTAAATCGTACAGAAGACCAATGAATGtatga